In Myxococcota bacterium, a single window of DNA contains:
- a CDS encoding M1 family metallopeptidase: protein MRLFLLACLFSLSSLSSKAPGGQLPQGVKPLHYDLALSVNPGKTDFSGKATIKLSLAKPIKEFWLHGEDLKITDAYVQTATEQVKVTYEQVTSEGVSQIRAPKTLPAGELTLTLQYTAPYQKDLAGLYRVAFNKLNYVYSQFEPIAARTCFPGFDEPRFKTPFKISLTVPKNSSGISNGLLQQEIKNKDGTKTLLFEETAPLPTYLIAFAVGPFDVVDGPMMGKIPLRGIAPKGQGKNISYALSQTPRILSILEDYFGIPYPYSKLDIIAVPDFAAGAMENAGAITFRDSLLLLNPKTAPVWQVRRFAEVMAHELAHQWFGNLVTLAWWEDIWLNEAFATWIATKVIMQYDPAYQADLEALEETQQAMNADSLASSRKIAEPITSHHDIYSAFDAITYTKGAAVIAMFEEYLGADIFQKGVRNYLVHYANRNADTRDFIAALSKVNGINLSSSFESFLNQPGVPLIHFEKDRYAQKRYLPLGSDLDPDHSWVIPFCPEKTSCQMLGKTQGTLENFGFPARAGKGYYRFSGHYPFNFASASNADKVVQIANLKGAFTSGRLNTSELLPELAKFAKTSSRFTATAPMSTLYWLNNYVIKADTRPHFEAYARKVYTTKPQMLDSNEQKLFDAEYSAFEAEVAKDPAIRKDLLKKALGYLIKPSSLDPDLIKVALTVLIQEMPAYYPRLRSILAKSKDAIQRRAVIGALAESDQSLNLILSKDLRKNEILTLLGTYMKRPEHFEKGLAWMEVNLPALIKSLPIKSTGHLPWTLTALCSAEDANRVNTLLKPFIQTMPGGPRALSGAVEQIKLCAALAESQGENAMRFFNAAGIASTKS from the coding sequence ATGCGTCTTTTTCTTTTAGCTTGCCTGTTTTCCCTCTCGTCACTCTCATCAAAAGCGCCCGGGGGACAGCTTCCTCAAGGGGTTAAGCCACTTCATTACGATCTGGCTCTGTCGGTTAATCCAGGCAAAACTGATTTTTCGGGCAAAGCGACCATCAAGCTGTCTTTGGCCAAGCCCATCAAAGAATTCTGGCTACACGGTGAAGACCTTAAGATCACAGACGCCTATGTCCAAACTGCCACCGAGCAAGTAAAAGTCACTTACGAGCAAGTCACATCAGAAGGTGTGTCGCAGATCCGCGCACCCAAAACCTTGCCTGCGGGTGAGCTCACCTTGACGCTGCAGTATACAGCGCCCTATCAGAAAGACCTTGCCGGTCTATACCGCGTTGCTTTCAACAAACTTAATTACGTCTACTCTCAGTTCGAGCCTATTGCCGCACGGACATGCTTTCCAGGCTTTGACGAGCCCAGGTTTAAAACACCTTTTAAGATTTCCTTAACCGTACCTAAAAACAGCTCAGGCATCTCCAATGGTCTGTTGCAGCAAGAGATTAAAAACAAAGACGGCACGAAAACGCTGCTCTTTGAAGAAACTGCCCCTTTGCCAACCTATTTAATCGCATTTGCTGTAGGCCCCTTCGATGTGGTGGATGGACCTATGATGGGTAAAATACCTCTGCGCGGCATCGCACCTAAAGGTCAAGGCAAAAATATTAGCTATGCGTTGTCCCAAACGCCTCGCATTTTAAGCATTTTAGAAGACTATTTTGGCATTCCCTACCCTTACAGCAAACTTGATATCATTGCCGTTCCTGACTTTGCAGCCGGAGCCATGGAAAACGCAGGCGCCATTACTTTTAGAGACTCGCTCTTACTGCTCAATCCTAAAACAGCGCCCGTTTGGCAGGTAAGGCGCTTTGCTGAGGTCATGGCGCATGAACTCGCGCATCAATGGTTTGGCAATCTCGTCACTTTAGCTTGGTGGGAAGACATCTGGCTGAACGAAGCCTTTGCCACCTGGATCGCCACCAAAGTGATCATGCAATACGACCCTGCGTACCAAGCTGATTTAGAAGCCCTAGAAGAAACTCAACAAGCCATGAACGCGGACTCCCTCGCCTCGTCCCGAAAAATCGCAGAACCGATCACGTCACATCATGATATTTACAGCGCGTTCGATGCCATCACCTACACCAAAGGTGCTGCCGTTATTGCCATGTTCGAAGAATATTTAGGCGCAGACATATTTCAAAAAGGCGTGCGCAATTACTTGGTCCACTATGCGAATCGCAATGCTGACACGCGAGACTTCATTGCGGCCCTGTCCAAAGTTAACGGTATCAACTTATCCTCGAGTTTTGAAAGCTTCCTAAATCAGCCAGGCGTGCCGCTCATTCACTTTGAGAAGGACCGGTATGCTCAAAAGCGCTACCTGCCACTTGGCTCAGATCTTGATCCCGATCATTCTTGGGTCATTCCATTTTGTCCCGAAAAGACGTCCTGCCAAATGCTCGGCAAGACCCAAGGGACCTTGGAAAACTTTGGTTTCCCCGCAAGAGCAGGCAAAGGCTACTACCGTTTCTCGGGTCATTACCCCTTTAATTTTGCCAGTGCCAGCAATGCAGACAAAGTCGTCCAAATAGCAAACTTGAAAGGCGCCTTCACATCAGGCCGTTTAAACACCAGCGAACTTCTGCCTGAGCTCGCCAAATTCGCTAAAACCAGTTCAAGATTCACCGCCACCGCACCAATGTCCACGTTGTACTGGCTCAACAACTACGTGATCAAAGCTGACACCAGGCCTCATTTTGAAGCCTACGCTCGAAAAGTGTATACGACGAAACCGCAGATGTTAGACAGCAACGAGCAAAAGCTCTTTGACGCCGAATACAGCGCTTTTGAAGCTGAAGTCGCTAAAGACCCAGCCATTCGAAAAGATCTTCTCAAAAAAGCCCTCGGCTATTTAATCAAACCCTCGAGTTTAGATCCAGACCTAATCAAAGTTGCCTTAACGGTGCTCATTCAAGAAATGCCCGCCTATTATCCAAGACTCAGATCGATACTGGCCAAAAGCAAAGATGCCATTCAACGACGAGCCGTCATCGGCGCGCTCGCTGAATCAGATCAATCGCTAAATCTAATTTTATCAAAAGATCTGAGAAAAAATGAAATCTTAACCTTGCTTGGCACGTATATGAAACGTCCAGAACATTTTGAAAAAGGCCTCGCCTGGATGGAAGTAAACCTGCCAGCCTTGATCAAAAGCCTACCCATCAAAAGCACAGGTCATTTGCCCTGGACTTTGACCGCCCTTTGCAGCGCCGAGGATGCGAACAGAGTGAACACTTTGTTAAAACCATTCATCCAAACAATGCCCGGCGGTCCCAGAGCGCTCAGTGGCGCGGTAGAACAAATCAAACTGTGCGCGGCCCTGGCAGAATCACAGGGGGAAAACGCTATGCGCTTCTTCAATGCGGCGGGTATCGCCTCCACGAAATCGTAG
- a CDS encoding DnaJ domain-containing protein, with protein sequence MAVQFQDYYKILGVARSASQEEIQKAYRKQAKQYHPDVNKEKGAEDKFKKASEAYEVLKNPDSRKKYDALGSNWKAGDNFKSPPGWQGVQFDFGDLRGGGGGAQSGFGGGFSSFFDSIFGSTPGQHRRSQAWQDEPPVAKPAETEMILSLSPWEAALGTTLEVTTLSGRVKLKIPPGSQSGTRMRLKGKGQITRNGPGDLFLNLQIKVPSKLTVKEKDLFESLSKESKFNPRK encoded by the coding sequence ATGGCAGTGCAATTTCAGGATTATTATAAAATTTTAGGCGTCGCTCGTTCCGCTTCGCAAGAAGAGATCCAAAAAGCTTATAGAAAACAGGCTAAACAATATCATCCCGACGTGAATAAAGAAAAAGGCGCGGAAGATAAGTTCAAGAAAGCCAGCGAAGCTTACGAAGTTTTAAAAAATCCTGATAGCCGCAAAAAATACGATGCCCTAGGATCCAATTGGAAAGCCGGCGATAATTTCAAATCTCCGCCGGGCTGGCAAGGCGTCCAATTCGATTTCGGCGACCTGCGCGGTGGAGGTGGTGGTGCGCAAAGCGGATTTGGCGGCGGTTTCAGCAGCTTCTTCGACAGCATTTTCGGCAGCACCCCTGGCCAACATCGCCGCAGCCAAGCTTGGCAGGATGAGCCGCCAGTGGCAAAACCGGCTGAAACTGAAATGATTTTATCGCTATCGCCTTGGGAAGCGGCCCTGGGCACAACATTAGAAGTTACGACGCTTTCAGGACGCGTGAAACTTAAAATCCCACCTGGTTCTCAAAGTGGAACGAGAATGCGCCTGAAAGGAAAGGGGCAGATAACCAGAAATGGTCCTGGCGATTTGTTCCTTAATCTACAGATTAAAGTTCCATCGAAATTGACGGTTAAAGAAAAAGATTTATTCGAATCTTTGAGCAAAGAGTCGAAGTTTAATCCAAGGAAATAA